TCATACCTTAGATGCTTTTAGTTCTATGGGAAATTTAATAGGATCTCCGTCCCTTAAGGTTGATGAAACTGAAATTACCTTGAATCATCTTATGCAAATATTTGATATAACTAAAAATAAAATGGCAACTAATCAACAAGTACAAGAAttggataaaaagatgcataatcATTAGTAAGTTAGGCTCTACAGTAGGGAATGCTTTAAAATTATTAAAAGAAAAGAACCTCATACCAATGGAGTAGAACAAAGTATTGTTAGAATCGATAAATTGGAGGAAGTTACAGATGTCTTAGGTTCATATTTTGCTTCTATAAAAACTAGTGAGGAAACATCAAAGAACAATAATATGTGATTTACTTATGCACCTAAGGTCCCTATTCCAAATTTGGTGATTCGACTAGTAAAGAAAAGGGGGTTTAAAGATGATAATCATGCACCCCCACTATTAGGAAGACAATGAGGGAACCCGCCTTTGACACTAAGATTTTGGATTTCATACCTATGAGTGTTATGATTAACAGAATGCTAGCAAATCCTCCGAAGAATCACGTTGCCATATTGAGGAATTGTAAGATGATAAAACTTGATGCTTGCATTATgcatagctaaaaggcattaaagaaaagcgcttcttcagaggaaactcaatatttatctttactgtttttgtgtgtcaacATAATTATTGCTAAATTAGTAATTATGTTTGTACGCTTTCTTTCATTTCTATGCTAAATTGAGCCTTTGGACCCTTGCAATTGCATGTTTGTTAGGTTCTTTGCAGAAACAAAAACTTTTGTGCTCAGTGTTTGAATTTTCATTCCCACTGGAGCACACTAATTTCCAAAAAAAATTACACAATACTTCATTACAAATTTCTGTCACTTactattttcagaatttttagagttacaaaaGTATGCATTTAGGTTAGATCATTATAGACTGTTATGGTTTTGATAGATTGATGTTATAGTTTTGTTAACTGCTTGTTTTAGAGTTTTTATGGCTTGTATTGAGAGATATAAATTGTAGAATTGATAGAATTCAATAGCTAATATTTGAAAACAATTATGCAACTTGTCTTGACAATGCATGATCATATGATTTATTTTTATGTGTATTAACCCATCTCAtgagttttgttgagttttgtgtggctaAAGTTTTTAAAATAGAGGGGAGACATCAATATGAGAGGAACAAGGAGCggcaagaatctaagcttggggatgcccaaggtaccccaaggtaatatagAAGAAGACTCGAGCGTCTAAGATTAGGGACGCCgataggcatcccctctttcgtctttaatAACTATCGTATGTGTCGGTTGGACCTATGTTTttatttgttcacatgatatgtgctttgcttggagcttttttttttttagttttctttgctGGTCATGACAATCATTATGTTCTGATCACACTTCTTAAAAAGACACACATTGGTCTTTTATTTATGGAATGCTCATcgattttcacttatatctttttaaattGAGGCTTTTGTAGAATCTGCTCTTGCACTTCATCTATATATGTTAGAGCATGGCGATAAGTTATATTTTTATAGAAAAGATTAGGAGCTTAGTTTTGTCGAGCTATGTTTTCGTTGAGCCGTAATAAGCTTAGTTTCGTTGAGCTATGTTTTTGTTCTTAGTTTTGAGTTTCTTTGAGCACTTTGTTCCGAACATGCATGTCATGACTACCCTGTTGGCATTTTTTCATAGAAGAAAACTCCATGAGCACCAAACGCTCAAACCGAGACTTAAATCCTGGTGGGCTAACTGCGAACTCCCGCGCCTTGCCAACTAAGCTACGCTCAGTTCTTTTTTCTTACAATTCCTAGAAGGGCCTAAATGAGTATAGATCGGAGATGTTTGACTGGTCCAACTAAAAAAAAAGATGCTTGACTGGTTAAACGCGATTTCATCTACTCCAATAATTGTTAAcagactactactagtactccctctataaagaaatataagagcgtttagatcactaaaatagtgatctaaacgctcttatatttgtttacggagggagtacgtcaCTATGTAGGAGTACTGAGTACTCTATTTTTGTGCCAGCCTGCACCCTGAAAAGGACCTGTCTCCTCGTGGATCACACACACAAAACACTTATCTGCATATTTTCCGTACATGGGCTGAGGGGAATCAGGACCTACTATGTATCGCAAAGACACAAACACCCATCTGCATACCTTTCATGCTTTGGATAGAGAAATCTGTTACAGCCAACCACTTTACATCACAAACTACACTGAAAATGCTTGGTCACACATACACACCCAAGTAGTGCCAAGGCCAAAACGTTTCCACTAATGGAGCTCATACCGACACTGCCCATGGCCATGGCCTTGGTCACCATCCTCATCGTCCTCGTCCTCAGCTCCGTCTTGTCACGGCGCCGCCAGAGTGAGGCCTTGAACCTCCCGCCGGGACCTCGGGGCTGGCCAGTGCTCGGCAGCCTCGGCGCCCTCGCGGGCGCGCTCCCACCGCACCGGGCTCTGGCCGAGCTCGCGGCGCGCCACGGCCCGCTCATGCACCTCCGTCTCGGTTCCTACCACGCCGTCGTCGCCTCCTCCGCCGATGCCGCCCGGCTCGTCCTCAAGACACACGACCTCGCCTTCGCCGACCGCCCCCGCACCGCTGCCGGCGAGCATGCCGCGTACGGGTACCTTGGTATCGTGCACACCCCGTATGGCGCATACTGGCGTATGGCGCGCAGGCTCTGCGCCACCGAGCTCTTCTCCCCACGCCGCGTCGACTCGTACGAGTATATTCGGAAACAGGAGCTCCGGGCGCTCGTGTGTGGCTTGTTCGAATGCCGCGGCCGTGCCATTGCGGTCCGGCAGCACCTGGCGGACGCCACGCTGCGGAATGTCCTCCGCATGTCGATCGGGGAGAAGTGGTCGGGCTGCTACGGCAGCGCCGAGGGTGAGGAGTTCCGGCGCACGCTTGACGAGGCGTTCGCCGTGACCGGAGCGGTGAGCAACGTCGGCGAGTGGGTGCCATGGCTCGGGTGGCTCGACGTGCAGGGCTGCGTCCGGAGGATGAAGCGGTTGGGCAAGGTGTACGATCGGTTCCTCGAGAGGATTCTCGACGAGCACGACGAGGAGCGACGCAAGGTGGCGATGGCTACCGGAGCAGGCCACGGCGAGTCCGCTGCAGCGAGGGACTTGGTGGACGTGCTGCtgcagctcgccgaggaggaaggcgagacgGTTGGCACGTCATCAACAGAAGCAAGGCTCACGCGTGACGGCGTCAAGGCCTTCGTCCAGGACATCATCGCCGGTGGCACGGAGAGCTCTGCGGTGACCATGGAGTGGGCCATGTCGGAGCTCTTGCGCCGGCCGGATGCGGCAGCCGCCGCCACCGAGGAGCTCGACCGCGTGGTGGGCCGCAGCCGGTGGGTCGAAGAAAGCGACCTGGCCCACCTCCCCTACATCGACGCCGTGGTAAAGGAAACAATGCGGCTGCACCCGGTGGGCCCGCTTCTAGTCCCGCACATGGCTCGGGAGGACACACTGGTCGCCGGCTACAACGTCCCCGCCGGCGCGCGCGTGCTGGTGAACGTGTGGGCCATTGCGCGAGACCCGGCGTCGTGGCCCGACCGGCCCGACGAGTTCCGGCCGGAGCGCTTCGCCGGGAGCGCCGTCGACGTTCGTGGGCAGCACTTCGAGCTGCTGCCTTTCGGTGCCGGGCGGCGGATATGCCCGGCGTACGGGCTGGCGATGAAGGTGATAGGCGCCGGCTTGGCCAACCTGCTGCAAGGGTtcgcgtggcggctgccggaggggGTCTCGCCGGCGGACCTGAGCATGGAGGAGCATGTCGGACTGTCGACGCGCAGGAAGGTGCCACTCGTCGCCGTACCGGAGCCCAGGCTGCCGGCGCATCTTTACACCGCCATGACCTGATCAGAACCGTGCATGCAAAATCAATTTCCCGACCAGTTGGTGCAATCGACTGAATTAGCTCAACGCAGCTTGGTGGAGCTCTCTTCTCAGCCACACCATCTTTCCTTGTTTCTCTCAAGAACCCTGCGTCGCGACTAGCGAGTGATTGCCCAGGTCTTTTTCCTAGCACAGCACCTGAGTTGTTTGTTTCTAGAGTGTGGCTGCGGATTTGTACGTACCATTACTCTCTTTCTAGAAAAATTCATGATAACACGTGTCTTATTTATATTATAAAAATCAAAGTACAAATCACGTAAAAACTACGGATTCTATAACTCCCGAACGTACCGTGTTTCTGGTGCTCGTCCCGAACGTGCCCGCAGTCGTTCGATGGTGGTACGAATCTTGAAGCAAGAGCGGTCCGCCACGTCAGCGGAGGATTCCGTTCGGAAAATCATCGGGTCATCGCGAACGCTTTTCATTTTCCCAAACGCATCCACACCACaccgcccactctcagccacacaaACCACTCCACTTCACCCCCCTCTCCTCGACACGGGTCTCGTGAGGAAgtgcgccggcgacgaggcgggATGCGCCGTCCACGAGGCAGGCGGCGGCGAAGAGGATGCGGGTGGCAGCGGCCGGTGGCAGCCGACGAGAGGAGGCGGCCGGCGGAGACGAGGAGTGGAAGCCTCAAATAGCAAGTGGCGGTCGATTGGGGGGGACGGAGCGGCGGACGATTTGGGAGGGGAGATCACCGGCGGCGTCCCTGTGGGTGTACGAGGATCTAGCCTTCGTCGTCTGCTTCCATACGTGACGCCGTAGGCGCGGTGCTTGGTCCAGAGCAACATTGCTCGGGGAGGAGCTGCAGCAGGAGCTGGCCATGGACGGGAGCTGCGTTCAGAAATCAGAACCTCACGGCGGTTGTAGAAGGGGGCGCGGGGTTCAGCGACAGCAGGGCCACCGACCACCAGAGCTCTTCATGGCCGGGTGTGTGTGTCCTGCATGGTCAGGTGCTCAGCCCGCCGTGTTGCTTTGTCCGTCCGATGGCTCTGGATCTGTACTCGAAGCAGACGAAGAGCTCTGAACTCCAAGCAGACGGACAGGTGCCCAGGTGAACTTCAAGCAGTCGACCAGGCTGCTGGCTCTGAACTCCAAGCTAGGAGAAGAGCTTGATGATCCCATTTGCTCTGGGAGTTCAAGGTGATATTCTGGCTAGTCCCCTTTGTCGCACCTGCTACTCCCGGCCACGCACGGCTAGTGCTGCTCTGTGAGTGTAGAGGTCAAATGGCTTACCAAGTAGATGTAGTATGTGCACATGGTAAGATAACAATATACGTGCAATCCAAATTTCATGTGTTGCCATGGCAATTTAATTTCACACACCCTGGCAAATTATTCCCCATGGGAAATAATTCATAAACAACATGGCAATTCCATCATAGAATTAGAATAATCTTTGCCATGCTCAAAGTTTTGTATCATGTACAAAGTCGCCATGCTGATTTCTAGACAGATAAAAACAGTCAAACATTTTTAGATAAaaatttgccatgctattttacagAACACACAAATATTTGCAGCCTTCATATATATAACTGAATATTTGTACAGTAAGTTCAGTTCTCATTTGGAGGTATCACAACATTTTTTTGTCACTACTAGTGTGTCTCAAGCAAGTGGTTAGGGGGTGTTCAACCTCTGGTGAACGAATCGTGCCTTCTCTGCATGATTAGTTTTGTGTCTCTAGGATGGCAAATTTAAGGTGTGTCATTTTTGTGGTTGATCGTGCTGCCAGTGTGGTGTTGGTAGGTCTATGTTCGACGTCGTTGGTCGTCTTTGGGGTGGTGCACGTGCTACCGTCGCTCCACGAGTAGCTCAATGTGAGTCTAATTTCCCCTTGGAATGTTGCCATGTCTCCCATTTTGTACGCCATGGCAAAATTGTCATGTTTTTAGCTTAAAAACATCTTGTATAGTTTGTTTTTCATATCTCAACATGTCGATGTACCATCTTATTTACATATCTCCACAATTTTACACTTTGCCTTCTAAACCATTGCATTTGGCCGTGGTAATCCTCTAAATTGTCAAAAACAACACAAAAAGGGAAATATTGCCATGGCAATTTCTACTATTTATTTTACAACATGGCGAATTTACCTAAACCCCCATGGCAAAATTTAACTTTTATTGCCATGGCAGGTTTTACTAtttatttgccatggcaaatttacctTTATTAACATGGCAATTTTACCTAAATCCCCATGGCAATGTTTAACTTCTATTGTCATGGAAAATTTTACTATTTATTTCACCTTCATTAACATGACAAATATACCTAAATCCCCATGGCAATATTTAACTTCTATTGCCATGGCAACTTTTACTATTTATTTCACCTTCATTAACATGGCAAATTAACCTAAATCCCCATGGCAATATTTaacttttattgccatggcaagttttattatttattttcaatggctaaTATACCTTCATTAACATGGAAAATTTACCTAAATCCCCATGGAAATATTTAACTTTTATGGCCATGGCAAGTTTTACTTTTTATTTGCCGATGGCAAATTGACCCTTATTAACATGGCTATTTTACCTGAATCCCCATGGCAATATTTAACTTTTGTTGCCACGGCAAGTTCTACTATTTTATTTGTCATGGCTAATGTACCTTCATTAACATGGTAAATTTTACCTAAAGCCTCATGGCAATATTTAACTGTTATTGCCATAACAAGTTTTACTTTTTATTTGCCATGGCTAATTTACCTTTATTAACATGGCAAATTTACCTAAATTCCCAAGGTAATTTTTACCTTTTTTATTACTGGGCTTTTTGTTCATCTTTTTGGGTTGTTAGGGGTTGGGGAGGCATTCAGGCTGAGGCTTTTTCCATCCTGAAGAGTGGGTTCCATAGTTTCCCCACTCGTATCGAACGAAACGTTCGATCTGGGGTGCTCCTAGACCAATCGTCAGCACCATATCGGGGTCCTAAATTTAAATTTTTTGCCATCACAATTTTCCCTTAGTTGGCATGGAAAATTTAAGCTAAATCTAATGGTAATTTTTAACTTTTATTGCCATGGCATTTCTTACTTTTTTTTGTCATGGCAATTTTACAATTTTTCATGCCTAAATTACCTATATCTACATGGAAAATATTTAACTATTATTGCCATGGAAATTTTCACTCTTTTTTTCCACGAAACTTTCACATTTATTTGTGATGGCAAAATTACCAATATTGCCATGGAAAATTTACTTAAACCACCTTGGCAATTTTTAAATTTTATTGCCATGGCATTTtttactctttattttttccaTGGCAATTTACATTTATTTTCCATGGCTAAATTATCTATATAAACATGACAACATGGAATTTCACTTTCATCTTTTTTCAAGGGATTTTTACGTACAGTGCAAGTTGCCATGACTTTTTTTCAGTGCCATTGCATAAAGAAAGATTTTTTTTGTCCATGGCAAAATCTGTTTTGTTAAATACGAATGGCATTTTCTGGTTTGCATCACTGGGATTTTTTAGTTATCAATTTTCCCTTTTCAATGGCAATTTTTTTCATAGCATAGCAAAGTCTGGCCTTTCTTTCATAAGCTTAAAATATGTCTTTTAGTCACAGTACAAACTGGGCCATACTaggctttcttttttctttttttattagtCAACAGAAGGGTGTTCGGGCTGGGCTCCTCTCGTCCCGAACTACTTTGTTCGATCGATGCCCAGATTCCTCCCGAACGATGCCCAGATTCCTCCCGAACGAATCGTTCGGCCTGGGGAGGTCCCAGACCAAACGTTTGGCTGTTATCGGTGTCCAAAAACTAACATGAGAAAATTGAAAAGACAGTAGAACATCTCTAAGATTAACACCAACGCCGTCACTTGCCTTCGGCATCACCACAGTAGTCATCGAAGAAAAAATAATAACGAATCACTTCCTCACCAGAGCTCAACGCGACTCCATCGTTGATATGTATCTTTGCGGACCACCAAggcggctcaccaaaagtgaaaccATCGCCGTTGAACAATCAGGCGGAGGCAATactccggacacgccatcgaactccagatctgtcaccccaccacgactaagacgccgaaggaggaaaccatacctgccatccatcaGCTATGGACCCTCACATGTTTCGTCTTTCAGATGTCGTCAATGCAGACCAAAATCTGCATGCGCTTCtttactacctcccaagctccgcactGGCGTTGGAGCAAACACCATcgcgacggcggagcccgaggacacaggtccaccatgaGGATGGCATCGCCGCCACAcatcatccttgcttgaacagactaaTTTTCAAATCCGTCCCAACCATAGGATCGATTGCCTTGTTGGGGACATATCTGAATCTTCTTTATTCAGCGACGCCATCGCCGCAGCCAAAACGAAGATAATGAACAACCAAAAAACCTAAGCTACCAGGGCCTAATCTAAAGCTACACGATCCACACACGTAGATCTGGCGACCCCttcccctcaccaccgacgaccaagGGCGCTGGTGAAGGGGAGCCATCGGAAAAACGAGGCAGAGGGACTCTCCTGACAACGGCTAGGATTTATAGTCGCATGCCTGAGAGGAAAAGACACGTCGTATGTTCGCTCTCTTTCTATCTTGATGAAATGACTCGCAAAGCTCTTTGGTGttaccaaaaaagaaaaagaacatgcACATACAGATACACCAAACAGTACATAAGAAATGCTGCTTGCTTTTATTCTTCCAAAAGAATGAAATCTATTATAAAGATTCAACGAAAATACAAATCACCTAAGCATAACAAAAATTACATCGAGGTTGATGAACCACCGACCATTGCCGCCACATGAACAAGCCGCCGACGCACAACTATCCTCACTCGTATACCGGAGCCGGTCCGGCCTTATAAATGACAACCGGGAAGTCTTCATGAATGTGCCCCTAAAGACCGGAGCAGCAGTCGTCGCCACTGAATCCTTGAATATATTTGAATAGCCTAACACCAAATCTCATTGTTGCGTATGTTTGATGAAATACTTTAACTTTGCTGCTTGAAAAAGCTGGCCGGAATATATGCCGAAGCTCCGTCTAATGTTTCCCAATAGACGAACTTCATGAGGATCGGAACCGAGAATATTGTCTCGAAGAAGAAGGAATGAAGGAAGGAGGGTCACGCGTCACACAAATCACACGGCACCTGCATGACTTGAGGTCGCCAGTCCAAAACTCAGAGCGCTGGTGTACTGCATGCACCACTGCAGGCATGAACACTCCTGGGTTGGTGGCTTGATGTTGCATGGTGTCTTTCATGTGACGTGTGAAGGTGATNNNNNNNNNNNNNNNNNNNNNNNNNNNNNNNNNNNNNNNNNNNNNNNNNNNNNNNNNNNNNNNNNNNNNNNNNNNNNNNNNNNNNNNNNNNNNNNNNNNNNNNNNNNNNNNNNNNNNNNNNNNNNNNNNNNNNNNNNNNNNNNNNNNNNNNNNNNNNNNNNNNNNNNNNNNNNNNNNNNNNNNNNNNNNNNNNNNNNNNNNNNNNNNNNNNNNNNNNNNNNNNNNNNNNNNNNNNNNNNNNNNNNNNNNNNNNNNNNNNNNNNNTTGAATATATCAATGGCCCAATTTGCCatgtattttttcttctttttgaaaATGGACTCATGTTCACAATATATGTACGTGACAGACAAAAAAGGTTAAAATTTGTCATGTGTGACTCTAAACGTGTCAACTTTAGTTAATGGACGCGTCTAGGGAGCAACTGAGTGCTCGGTAGGCATCCCTGGAAACCAGCCAGATTTGGTAAGTTTTTTTCCTGCCGTACAAAAAAGGAAGGACAGGGCCCTAGCGCGCGTTTGATCACCCCCGCGCGTTGGTTGCCGCGACTGAAGGCTGACCTGGTCCCTCCCAGGTGTTTTatccccacctcctcctctctcaaTCACGTGCTTCCTCCCTCACGTGACCTGATCCCTTCATCCTTCTCTCCCACCTGCCCCTCCACCTCTCTCTTCTTCTTTTCCCCCAAGGAAAGCTATGAGGATCAAAATCGCCATGGATCTGAACCATTGGAGCTTGGAGATCTGCTTCCAGAAGCAGCACTAAACTCAAAAAAAAAAGAGCTGCTCTCGTCTAGGAGAGGAAAGAGGTACGTTTTTTCCATGTTCTTATTGAAGGTGGTTCTCCCCCTACCATGCTGTCCAAAGATGAGCCTTCTCTGGTAACTATGTTGTGCAAGAAAGTAGGCAAACAGATTAGGAACATATTAGCCTTCTCTGGAAACAGTGAATATTGTAGGCAACTGTTGGTTGTTTCTTAATGCTATGGATATATTTGTAGCAATTGTTGTCAAAATTTAAGGCAACTAAGCTGTACAAACAGTAAGATTTCTGCTACTGGCATCTTTGTTATGAGCATAACAATGGCAGGTGGTGAGACACATCTCTATAAGCAACTGTTGTCAAAATTGTAGGCGACTAAATGTGTCAGAACAAGAAATTTACCCTTAGCAACAGAAACTACTATATGCGTGTTGGGCAACCATATGTTCATGTTAGGCAAAAGTAGTATGGCTGGTAAGCAACTGTTGCTTGATTGTCTATACTATGATTTATTAAAGTCTGTACCGACTGTTATGAAAACTTGTAGGTAACTAAGTATGTTGTGTGCATGTATAAGATGGTTTTTCAACTATGGACAACGATTGGAAATTGCTATGAAAAGAATTGTGAATACATTACCATTGAGCTTGTGGTGGATTTCTGACAAGTTCATCCTATGTGCCACCTTCTGCACCGCCAACACACCACCCCCAAAACCTACAAATTAATAATAAAAATGGGAACAAAAAAGAGGTAAATCCCTGGGGCATTTGTGCTCATGACAAAAAACTGTGATGAAGCAACACCATTTCAAAGTAGTTACACATAATTTCACAAAAAGAGCACACATGTCTGTCAGTACTACTACTACTGCAATGTTTCAACATTTTCCAATCCTTGTGAAATCTAAAATAAAGAGAACAAGTTGCCTAACATCTGGTTGGCAAGTTGCCTAAGCAAAGAGACTTAGTTGCCTAACATCTGGCTAGCAAGTTGTCCTAGGTAAAAAGAGAATAAGTTGCCTAACATCTGCTTGATAGAAAACACAACCACAGGAACTGCAAAAAAACAACTACTGTGTATGTGGTGCACAATTATGAGTTCATCTTTGGCGAGAGTAATATGCATGGTAAGCAACTTTTTTCTGCTTGTCCAAGCTTAGGCAAAGTTGATGTGTTTTTTACAACTATAAATGGGTATTGGAAAATGCTATGAATAAAAATTGTGATAACATTACCTTGAGCTTGTGGTTGATTT
Above is a window of Triticum dicoccoides isolate Atlit2015 ecotype Zavitan chromosome 5B, WEW_v2.0, whole genome shotgun sequence DNA encoding:
- the LOC119307561 gene encoding trimethyltridecatetraene synthase-like, translated to MELIPTLPMAMALVTILIVLVLSSVLSRRRQSEALNLPPGPRGWPVLGSLGALAGALPPHRALAELAARHGPLMHLRLGSYHAVVASSADAARLVLKTHDLAFADRPRTAAGEHAAYGYLGIVHTPYGAYWRMARRLCATELFSPRRVDSYEYIRKQELRALVCGLFECRGRAIAVRQHLADATLRNVLRMSIGEKWSGCYGSAEGEEFRRTLDEAFAVTGAVSNVGEWVPWLGWLDVQGCVRRMKRLGKVYDRFLERILDEHDEERRKVAMATGAGHGESAAARDLVDVLLQLAEEEGETVGTSSTEARLTRDGVKAFVQDIIAGGTESSAVTMEWAMSELLRRPDAAAAATEELDRVVGRSRWVEESDLAHLPYIDAVVKETMRLHPVGPLLVPHMAREDTLVAGYNVPAGARVLVNVWAIARDPASWPDRPDEFRPERFAGSAVDVRGQHFELLPFGAGRRICPAYGLAMKVIGAGLANLLQGFAWRLPEGVSPADLSMEEHVGLSTRRKVPLVAVPEPRLPAHLYTAMT